A window from Malassezia japonica chromosome 1, complete sequence encodes these proteins:
- the RPS18 gene encoding ribosomal 40S subunit protein S18B (COG:J; BUSCO:EOG09264YEG; EggNog:ENOG503P2B2) has translation MSLVPPDPSQQFAHILRLLNTNVDGKRKIMYALTEIKGVGRRYSNIVCKKADVDLNKRAGELNSDELERIVNILQAPAEFKIPNWFLNRQKDITTGKDSQVLSNGVEAKLRDDIERMKKMRIHRGLRHYWNLRARGQHTRTTGRRGRTVANKKK, from the exons ATGTCTCTCGTGCCGCCTGACCCTTCGCAGCAGTTCGCTCACATCCTTCG TCTGCTCAACACTAACGTTGACGGCAAGCGGAAGATCATGTACGCCCTGACCGAGATCAAGGGTGTGGGTCGCCGCTACTCGAACATCGTCTGCAAGAAGGCTGATGTCGACCTGAACAAGCG TGCTGGTGAGCTTAACTCGGATGAGCTTGAGCGCATTGTCAACATCCTCCAGGCCCCGGCTGAGTTCAAGATCCCCAACTGGTTCCTTAACCGGCAGAAGGACATCACCACTGGTAAGGACTCGCAGGTGCTCTCCAACGGTGTTGAGGCTAAGCTTCGTGACGACATTGAGCGCATGAAGAAGATGCGTATCCACCGTGGTCTCCGTCACTACTGGAACCTGCGTGCCCGTGGTCAGCACACGCGTACGACTGGTCGCCGCGGTCGCACCGTTGCCAACAAGAAGAAGTAA